The genomic window GAGTGGGATTCAGGGAGGTGTGAAAATGATGAAGCTAGAACAAAGTTGGAGGAAGTAGTGTTTAATGAAAAAAGATACCGAAAAGAAAAATCCAGGATCAAGTAGCTCGAGGAAGGGGATAAAAACACAACTTTCTTTTATAGAAAGTTCAAAGACAGAACCAGGAGGAACAAGATTTGGAGATTGATTGGTCCTACTGAAAATGCAACTTTCACGCACCAAGGTATAGCAATAATTGCGGAGGATTACTTCAGAGAGATTTTTTTCTCTACAAGTCAAGCAGACCTAGGAGCTATTTTTGAGGAATTTGAGTAGAAGGTTACAGCTTTCATGAACCGACAACTACAAAGAACAGTATCTATAGAGGAAGTGAAGCGAGCCACTTTCAGTGTCCATCCCCAGAGTACTTTAGGAGATGATGGTATGACTGCCAGATTTTTTTAGAAGTATTGAAATATTGTAAGATGAGATATTTTCAGGACTGTTCGGAGTTTCTTTGaaggaaaattttttttaagagtaTCATACTCAGATTTGCTTGATCCCAAAGATTACTAATACTAGCAACATGACTTAGGTACGACCAATAAGTATGTCTAcagttatgtataaaattatttttaaaatcctAGTTCATATACagcaaaaattcatgcatttaaTGATAAGCCTTAGTCAGAGTATTTTTTAAAAGGAAGGCTTATCTTTAATAATATTCTAATAGCACATGAATGCATGCATTGTCCTGAAAACAAGAAAAGTGATCTGGAGACCGAAATAGCTGTCAAGTTAGATATGAGCAAAGCCTACGACAAAGTCGAATGGAGATTTTTATAGTTCATTATGAACAAACTAGGTTTTGGGGCAAAATTGATTGACTGAATTCGTGAATTTGTGTCAATTGTTTCTTATTCTATTGCTGTAGTAGGTCAACCATTTGACTTCTTCAAACCAGAAAGAGGCATTCGGTAGGGTGCCCCTTTTtcactatcttttttttttttgtgcaaaaGATTTTTTCTTCTTACTACATAAAACAGACAAGTCCCAGAGATTCAAATTAATCGGCAATGTCCTATTATAAACCATTTGCTATTTGCTAATGACTCTATcctattttttaaggttttagaaGAGAATTGTAAAAACATTATGAACTTGCTCAATTCATATGAAGACGTTAGTGGACAACAAGCCAATTTGAATAAATATGCTCTTTTTTTCAGCAACAACACCCCTCCTCAAACTCGGACCCATATAGCTGATCGATTAAATATCACTCATATTAGAGCTCATAATAAGTATTTGGGTTCCCTTCTCTTGTCCAGAAATCCAAGAGAGAAATTTTTAGTGAAATCAAGAAAAAAGTAAGGGAAAAGGTGCATGTATGGCCGTGAAATCTATTGTCAGCTGGAGGTAGGCAAGTTCTCGTAAAGGCTATAGCTAAGGCAATTCCTATATACACTCTATCATGTTTCAGATTACTAGATATTCTTCTATCTGAAATTTATAATATACTGACTAATTTATGGTGAAAACAAAAAGAAGCAGAAAGGCCTATGACGTAGATTAGTTGGGACCCCAAATGACTCGACCAACAAAGCATGGGAGTCTCATGTTTAAAGATCTCTGAGCTCAAAATCTAGTTTTATTAGGCAAACAGTTTTGGAGAATCACAACAAAATCACAAACTATTCTAGTCCAGATATACAGAGGTAAATATTATGTAATATTATGTCTACAGAAGCAGGGAACATACCTTTCTGGGCATGGTACAATATGTTGGAGGGCTAAAAAATAGTTGAAAAGGCCTTCATTGAAGAGTTAGTTCTGGAACTtcaatttgtatttttttagacGCATGGTTGCCTTCTCCTTACCCTATGAGTATTCTTCCAATTATGGCTTCCCACATGCAGTCATTTCAAATTGCCTATGTCAAAGATCTGCTACCAGAGAATAGAGAACGAAATCAACACCTCCTATAAGAACTCTATTTCCCTTTTGATATAGACCTAATTAAAACAATCAAATCGGATGAGGGTGAAAATGTCTTAGAATAGGCTTTAAACAAGCCAAAATCATATGATGTTACTTCTAGTTATTATGTTGCATATCAATTTTACCATTCTTACCTAGATGTGAACCTAAACCAAAAATAGAATAATATAGTCTGGAAGGATACCTAGAAACGAAAAATTTCTCACAAAGGCCAAATTTTTATTTGAAGTGTTTGCATGAATGACTATCTGTTCTTTCATACTCCACTGAAGGTTTCCTACAACAAGTCCAATTTGTCAGAGATGCCAAAGAAATAATCAATCATTATATTACTTAATGTCTTGAATCGAAGAAATATTGACAACAAAGCAACTTTGGAATATCAATTTTCACTCACCAGTTCTCAAGATTCCGAGCATAGTGGGAAGCTTCATCAGTGTCCCTACTATAGACCTGCTAAATTGTCTGTGTTGCCATGTATGAAAGGTCAGAAACAAATCCATTTTTAATAATCAAACAAGATCTCTAATTGAAGTGGTTGCTGCTTCGAAGAAACTCATTGAAGAAAGGCACTCGACGATGCCCACCATTTCTAATTGAAGACCTATTCTTACTTTATCTTTTGTATCCTATTCCTTTTATCTCTTTCTATTattctttgttattttatttagttgtttCGAAGGCTTTTAGTATCATTAGGAGaactccctttttttttttactatgtcTTATAACTTAGACATTTATTAGTAATTTTTTAATGAATAAATGactatctttggaaaaaaaatatGAGCTCTACTGTAGTATAATTATCCTTTTCTTTAGCAAATAAAAagttcttatttttgtttttaacatAAACATCACAGGTGGAGGACTGTTGCTGTCGTCAAAAACAACATTTCTTTTTTTCTActcttctctcctctcttttctaGCCtctcatttctttccttctccctctctttttttctgtttttttttttgctatattataatcttgtgattttttttatttttttttctcttttattcttttttttcattttccaaTATCCTCTCTTTCACCTCATTTGTTTTTTTCTCCTCccttctttttctcattttttaaggtgtatttttatttttttgtatttttttaaatttaaattttaataattttttagtgGTTTATATTTCTTTTTTGTGGTGTAATAATTTTTGTTTGTGGTGTAATGATTTTTTTGTGAGTGTTTTGGAATTGATAGTATAAACTTTTTATATCTGGAAAgagattttttttagaaaagcTTGATGTTCATAAAAAATTTTGTAAATCTAAAAGGAATTTAGATTTATtccaacaagaaaaaaaaaagtattataaTTAATGTGTTACAACATNNNNNNNNNNNNNNNNNNNNNNNNNNNNNNNNNNNNNNNNNNNNNNNNNNNNNNNNNNNNNNNNNNNNNNNNNNNNNNNNNNNNNNNNCTGTTTATACCTGACCCAAAATATATGCAAGACCCAAAAGCACAGAAAAGTCCAAAACACAGCTGCCCATAATCGATCTCTTCGCAGGTCGGACTGAAGCGCTGTATGGTAATTTGTTCACTCCCAAAGGAGTTATAACTAACCCCTAATATCTCTTATCCACTTCTAGAAGAGATATCTCAATCACCCTAAGATAAATGGATGGTTATCCACCACtagaagtggaactactccaacgatgGTTATTGGTTCATTTCCTATAATGATATTCTTCAAGTATACTTAAGTACCAGTACACTTAAACTTGCTAAGATCCTTGCTGACTTAAACATCAGAGTAttttgtaggtaccacccccaccttcTCACAAATAACTCGGACGACGGCTACTGGACGTAGACTAAGTCAAAATCTGCTCCATTAAGGATTTGGACCTCACATATAAGTCCCAAAGTAATCTAATTTCAAATAATTCTCGAAACAAAAACTttgtttaagaaaaaaaaaacgaaaatatGAATTTTACCGCTAGACATAAAaataagggataagtattgttttgatcCCTCACGTTGAGGGTCGGAATCGAACCCGTCCCCgatctaattttcgatttagaatcgtccttaacgttttttttttgtattaaaatcgtcctttttaatttttattcctaaactacccttcctttttaataaaatttaaaaaattaaaaaataaaaaaacacgtGCGAAACGATAAAAAACACCCGCAtatgcgaaacgagcaaaaaacacacacacacgtgcCAAATGAGTGAAAAACACGCATATgtgcgaaacaagcgaaaaatataaaaaaaaataaaattaaaaaaacacacatgtgcgaaacaagcgaaaaacacacacacgtgcaaaTNNNNNNNNNNNNNNNNNNNNNNNNNNNNNATCattattaattttatgatttttataaaatatattttattattttaatttaaaataatacttttttattctattattttattaattctttTACTTTAAAAGATTTTCATCTGATTTATATGCCCCAGAAAAAACACACATAATATAAGAGCATTGAAATGTGTGTAGCTTATAGTAGTAGTTGATTGGATTGTCAACATCAAACATAGACTAGTCTCCCACGTAGATACGAGCGGCCACTTTTGAATGCCTAAGTCAAAAGTCACATAAGACCAtcattttgtaattaaatatttttggtAGTGCATGCCATATAAAgatcttttcccttttttttaaggttgataaaaaaaattatatacaatTAATATAGCTAGTCCATACATTTTTTACTTTGAATTCCATTTTACATATCCAttcaaaaaatcttaaaaaagaaTGTCGTGACTCGATAACTATTTGACCTTTCATAAAATATATTTAGTTATCTGCAACGTGATTAATAATTACTTGTNNNNNNNNNNNNNNNNNNNNNNNNNNNNNNNNNNNNNNNNNNNNNNNNNNNNNNNNNNNNNNNNNNNNNNNNNNNNNNNNNNNNNNNNNNNNNNNNNNNNNNNNNNNNNNNNNNGAAGCTACtccttttcttcttgtttcaaaTATACACCAAAATGTGAAGCtgattgaatatgattgaagGCCCGATTCAAATTAGTAAATGTGAAAAACTCCCTTCGATGTAAAATGTTAATCATATatacatgattttataattttaagcGTTCATATTCTCTCATTctcaatatatacatatatgcgaTTGATGAAACATTataattaattgatgatgtgagagtttataaaaatattttatttttttcatatactTATTTATTGTTAAAATTGACCGTCTATATTGCAAAGATACATAAATGGATTGATGGAGAAGTGTGTAAAGGCCAGGATGCATCATATTCAACATTCAATAGGTGGCTGCCGCACAATTATGGTATTGTTTTGGGGTCgaatttgaaatatgatttttacatGGCCTAAAACTGAAAATAGGATTTGATTTGGGGAAAGACGGCGTTGTCTTGTGCTTTTGCTTTGACGAGGTTGCTGGTTCCATATCTGTTTCCTTTTcacctttttgaaaattaaaaattcccTTTTGACTCCCTTTATATATCCAATAAATACAAATATTCCAATATAACAACGCCTGACTTTACTAGAAACTGTTTCATGCGACCAGAATAATTAGCCTGGCCTgctttggtttttcttttttttttttcctaataATTACAATAATATTTTCTGGTTATGTTCAAAAAAGCAAAACAACGTACACTGAAATTTGGCTAAAAAAtgtgtatatattttttaaaaatataaattttctcAAAATAGGTTATATAAGTTAATTTTAAGAATACAAGTCTAAACTTTTCCGCTTTGATGTAATACTAATAAGAATATTTAATTAGAGCAGTGTAATACACATGTATTGGTTTGACAAGTTGGTTTAAATGAAAATCATGAATCATGATGATTAGTTATTATTACCGTACAAATTAAAATCATGACTAACTATTTCACCTCAAGCAAATAGCAGCTCAAATTCAGGAAAAAAGTTTTAAATCAATAGCGGATTTTNNNNNNNNNNNNNNNNNNNNNNNNNNNNNNNNNNNNNNNNNNNNNNNNNNNNNNNNNNNNNNNNNNNNNNNNNNNNNNNNNNNNNCAATAgcggattttttttttatttatagatttttttaaattataatttttactaatgatttcttttaaaaaaatcaaaattttgtttAAATGAAATTATGaaccacaatttttttttttaacaccaTTTGCATTAACCACCATATTCACTCAGTTTAATACAACACATCCTCCATATtggctattttttttatattgtaaaGTAAATGGTGTAATACACCGTTATTATATAAATTTGATATAATGCGTCGATACGAGTTGAGAGTTAAGCTCTACTTTAGTTCCTGAAATTGGCGAGTTGCACTAAATTAGTCcttgagattccaattgcactaaATTAGTCCCCCCAAATTCGAAAAAATGCACCACGTTAGTCCTTCTTCCAATTTTTGTCACCGGAGCACTGACGCCGTCAGTGACGTGGCCAGTTCTTGCCACGCTGGACACAGCAACGGTTAGATGACATGGCAATAAATTTGATTAGCTCCAATTTAGTCCTTGTCCCCTTTTATAACCAAGATTTCTGCCctaacttcttcctcttctttttctacCCACTTTTCTTggttcttcatcttcttcctcacTGTGCAACTTTTTGGGTTTAGGATCATGAGTGCAAGTGGGAGCCAGAGTTTCCTGCGGTCAAACAGAAGGATCTCCAGAGGAACCAGCAGAGCATCGAGTGTTCCAAAGTGGTGTGGGTGTGATTGCCGCCCTGTTCTCCAGTGGTCCACAACAGAGGCTAACCCTAACAAAGTCTCAACTAATAAGAATTATACATAAATAGATATGTAATAAAAGCATTAAATTTTTATGAATAACTACAAAGTGATTTCTATCTAATCCTTGAAGAAATTGCCAAAAGAAATTACCAATAACCCATGAACTTGATAGATTTCATTATCATAGGAAATGGtggatgatgaaaattgaaaataCTTGGTATCCATGAGAAAGATGTCCACCATGAGGAAGATCAAGTGCCATGATTCTGTCATGAGGTTTTAGCAATGCAgtataaacttaaaaatttgaagGAGACTCAGATAGAGGCTGAACGTTCACTGCAGTTTATGGGTAATAACATATGAGAAAAATTGACACctaaatattttaaaagaatCTACTGAATATCAAGAAAGCTCATGAGCATTCATTTTGAAATTTAACCAGCAAAAAGTCTACAAGAGAATTCAACCTAAATGCTACTTCTGAATTCTGAACAAAAACTCGTGTGACTCAAGTGGTAGAAAaagaaaggggaaaaaaaaaagataatcacAAAGAATAGATTATGTCCACCTGCAAGCTTAGAACAATTAGAACAACAGGCCAATGACCAACAAGATGAAATAATGTGCAATCAACAAAGCCAAATAAAAGGGTATACCAATATAGTTATTATGCAGTTACCTCCCCATTTAGCTGGATCCAACCTAAATGTCTTGAGGGCACGTTTCTGACATAGTCTTTCTGCCATATCAATGTACCTTGAGGAAGAAAGGCAACAATTTTTTAATTGGACTAGAAGTAGGAGTCCAATAATAAAATCCAAAATGCTAGCCACTGTATATTATTGTGTTTGTTGAATTATCGAGAGGTGAACGAACACAAAGAAGAAAAGTGAGTGACATACTCATTTCCACCATAATATCTTGCACCAGGATATCCTTCGTTGTACTTGTTAGTCATGACTGAGCCAACAGCTTGCATTACAGAGACTGAAGTGAAATTCTCTGACAGTATCAATTCAAGCCCCTTCACCCCCAAAAAAGTGATATTCAGATAAGTCATTCTAATAAGTATAAGCtactgaaaaaggaaaaaaatgagtTCCAATCCTTATGTAATGTTCTCCCTAGGTGCGGTAATTTTGAACAGAACCACGATTAAAACAGAAATAATTTTGTTGTTCCATGGTCTCTGCAATCACATTGCACGCATCAATTGTAGCTGCATAAATGAAGAGTCTCATGACCAATAACATGTATGTAAATAAATTACCTTCCATTGCCTAGCTTTTTCGAACTCAATTATATCAACAATCTAAAGATCAACAACCTTAAGTGGGGCATTCAATTGCTTTGGCTACTGAAAATCTTAACAATTTGGAATCGAAACCATCATTCTACAACCACAATtaaccttctttttttttctatagtAGAGATGAATTGAAGTGATATCTTACTGTAACTCTTGGTCTCTCTTTGTCGTAGACAGCTTCATCAGCATTTGTTGGTTCTGTGATGTTGGGTGATGAAGTGTTATCAGCCAGGGCAGTGGGCTTATTGCCTTCGATGGGTGCTGATTCTTCCACTATTGGAACAAAGCATAAAAAGAAACCCCTAAACACAGTCCCACAAAACATCAAAACAAAATCCTAACACAAAATTAGCTTTAAAACTTGTGAACAGACAATATACAAAACACTTAACCATGATCAACACACATCGCAGCATtccattaaatttgaaaaaaaaaattcatcctCACTAACCTCAGTGACAACACAGAAGATCCCTGTAGTGGCAAACGTACTCTTCCGACAACTGCACAGCGAACGTCGTGTTCCAATGGTCTCGAGAAATCCTATTGCAGCCACCTGCTGTTACTTTGGGTCACTCATGGAAGAGAAACATTTTTTTCTCTACACTGATGGAGAAGTAGAAGACGAAGAGTAGAAACAAAAAAAGGGTGCCTAACGTTTTATTTCTCATCACATACAAACGACGTCGTTCAAAGGGGTGTTTAGCGCCAAATTAGAAACGACCTCG from Arachis ipaensis cultivar K30076 chromosome B09, Araip1.1, whole genome shotgun sequence includes these protein-coding regions:
- the LOC107616333 gene encoding serine hydroxymethyltransferase, mitochondrial-like translates to MTYLNITFLGVKGLELILSENFTSVSVMQAVGSVMTNKYNEGYPGARYYGGNEYIDMAERLCQKRALKTFRLDPAKWGVNVQPLSESPSNF